One genomic window of Nakamurella panacisegetis includes the following:
- the rny gene encoding ribonuclease Y, translating into MPNALIVVLAVALVVALAALIVILKRQTSAPTLDENAIRRLLTETMDASGSRESAGQHAATPTAEPTPGGPPAPVVLSPEDREALNLLRQEASAAAAEIRRVAADAADSTRERSIADAARLRAEARAEAEKTIEAARSEAAALRAGLQAERHRLAQEAMDGLAVERQELQDAQQRLRATAALLNDEQKALTAEQERLRAERQELSQSRSAVESREGDLRQQAADLAARAADLDARSEELQQQLQAGAAELTRISGLTIPAARAELLASQEDAVRRDAAFMIRRVESEAEATAKVRARAIVSEAVQRVASDQTAQTVVSVVHLPADEVKGRIIGREGRNIRTFETITGVNVIIDDTPEAVLLSCFDPVRREVGRITLQMLIDDGRIHPHRIEEAFERAGDEVDALCRRAAEDAMLDVGISDLHPELVNLIGRLKYRTSYGQNVLGHLVETSHIARIMASEMGIDPKIVARGAFLHDIGKALTHEAQGSHAIVGAELARKYGESEAVAHCIEAHHDEVPPSTVEAVLTQAADSCSGGRPGARRESLESYVQRLERIEAIAGAKKGVEKVFAMQAGRELRVMVKPEVVDDLEAHVLAREVAKQIEEELTYPGQVRVTVIRESRATEIAR; encoded by the coding sequence ATGCCGAACGCCTTGATAGTCGTTCTTGCCGTGGCGCTGGTGGTGGCTCTGGCCGCCTTGATAGTGATCCTCAAACGGCAAACTTCAGCGCCGACGCTCGACGAGAACGCAATCCGCAGGCTTTTGACCGAAACGATGGACGCATCCGGCTCACGGGAGTCGGCCGGACAACACGCGGCCACACCGACCGCCGAGCCGACGCCTGGAGGCCCACCCGCTCCGGTGGTCCTCAGTCCCGAGGATCGGGAAGCATTGAATCTGCTCCGCCAGGAGGCCTCGGCCGCTGCGGCCGAGATCCGTCGCGTGGCGGCCGACGCTGCCGACTCGACGCGGGAACGATCGATCGCCGACGCGGCCCGGCTCCGAGCCGAAGCCCGGGCCGAGGCCGAGAAGACCATCGAGGCGGCCCGGTCAGAGGCCGCCGCGCTGCGCGCCGGCCTCCAGGCGGAACGCCACCGCCTCGCACAGGAGGCGATGGATGGGCTGGCCGTCGAGCGCCAGGAACTGCAGGACGCGCAGCAACGCCTGCGGGCGACGGCCGCGTTGCTCAACGACGAACAGAAGGCACTGACGGCCGAACAGGAGCGCCTGCGCGCCGAACGACAGGAACTCAGTCAGTCGCGTTCCGCGGTCGAGTCCCGGGAGGGCGACCTCCGTCAGCAAGCCGCTGATCTGGCCGCCCGAGCGGCCGATCTGGACGCCCGCAGCGAGGAGTTGCAGCAGCAACTTCAGGCCGGTGCGGCCGAACTGACCCGGATCTCCGGTCTCACCATCCCGGCCGCCCGGGCCGAGTTGCTGGCCTCGCAGGAGGACGCGGTCCGCCGCGACGCGGCGTTCATGATCCGCCGCGTGGAGAGCGAGGCCGAGGCCACGGCCAAGGTCCGGGCCAGGGCGATCGTGTCCGAGGCGGTGCAACGCGTCGCGTCCGACCAGACCGCGCAGACCGTCGTCTCGGTCGTGCATCTGCCGGCCGACGAGGTGAAGGGTCGGATCATCGGCCGTGAGGGCCGCAACATCCGGACGTTCGAGACGATCACCGGCGTCAACGTGATCATCGACGACACCCCCGAGGCGGTGCTGCTGTCCTGTTTCGACCCGGTGCGCCGCGAGGTCGGACGCATCACCCTGCAGATGCTGATCGACGACGGCCGGATCCACCCGCACCGGATCGAGGAGGCCTTCGAACGGGCCGGGGACGAGGTCGACGCGCTCTGTCGACGGGCCGCCGAGGACGCGATGCTCGATGTGGGAATCTCCGACCTGCATCCGGAACTGGTGAACCTGATCGGCCGGCTGAAGTACCGGACCTCCTACGGGCAGAACGTGTTGGGGCATCTGGTCGAGACCTCGCACATCGCGCGGATCATGGCGTCCGAGATGGGCATCGACCCGAAGATCGTGGCTCGCGGTGCCTTCCTGCACGACATCGGAAAGGCGTTGACCCACGAGGCCCAGGGATCGCACGCCATTGTCGGAGCCGAGCTGGCCCGCAAGTACGGCGAATCCGAGGCGGTGGCCCACTGCATCGAGGCCCACCACGACGAGGTGCCTCCGAGCACCGTCGAGGCCGTCCTGACCCAGGCTGCGGACTCCTGCTCCGGCGGCCGGCCGGGGGCACGCCGCGAGTCACTGGAGTCGTACGTCCAGCGGCTCGAGCGGATCGAGGCAATCGCCGGGGCGAAGAAGGGCGTGGAGAAGGTCTTCGCCATGCAGGCCGGTCGAGAACTGCGCGTGATGGTCAAGCCGGAGGTGGTCGACGACCTCGAGGCCCATGTGTTGGCCCGCGAGGTGGCCAAGCAGATTGAAGAGGAGCTGACCTATCCCGGTCAGGTCCGGGTGACCGTCATCAGGGAGTCGCGGGCGACCGAAATCGCTCGCTGA
- a CDS encoding TIGR03084 family metal-binding protein → MAATTEELTLALIDLEAEGNQLDDLVSGDGVDLSTPTPSPGWTIAHQIGHLLWTDRITTSACRDPAGFTRQTEALGPDPHAAIDAAATSESGREAAELLETWRKGRSDLLNALYELPPDARIPWFGPPLGAAELASSRLMETWAHGLDVTDALGLGPVATPRLKHVAELGLQTRDFAFSLRGLRNPPSVFRVELIAPDGASWTWGPAKARDRISGPALDFCLLVTQRRHRDDLALVATDGPADQWLDIAQVFAGPVGSGRGPQAA, encoded by the coding sequence ATGGCGGCGACAACGGAAGAACTCACGCTCGCACTCATAGACCTCGAGGCCGAAGGCAACCAGTTGGACGACCTGGTGAGCGGCGACGGCGTGGACCTGTCCACCCCGACCCCCTCCCCGGGCTGGACCATCGCGCATCAGATCGGCCACCTGCTGTGGACCGACCGGATCACTACCTCCGCCTGCCGGGATCCGGCCGGATTCACCCGGCAGACCGAAGCGCTCGGCCCCGATCCGCACGCCGCGATCGACGCCGCAGCGACCTCGGAGTCCGGCCGCGAGGCGGCGGAGTTGCTGGAGACCTGGCGCAAGGGCCGGTCCGACCTGCTCAACGCGCTGTACGAACTGCCGCCCGACGCCCGGATCCCCTGGTTCGGTCCCCCCCTTGGCGCCGCCGAGCTGGCCTCGTCCCGGCTCATGGAGACCTGGGCCCACGGCCTTGACGTCACCGATGCGCTCGGGCTGGGCCCGGTGGCCACTCCTCGCCTGAAGCATGTGGCGGAGTTGGGGCTACAAACCCGCGACTTCGCGTTCTCCCTCCGCGGACTGCGCAATCCGCCGTCCGTATTCCGCGTCGAACTGATCGCTCCGGACGGCGCTTCCTGGACGTGGGGACCGGCGAAGGCCCGCGACCGGATCAGCGGACCGGCTCTGGACTTCTGTCTCCTGGTCACCCAGCGGCGCCACCGTGACGACCTCGCGCTCGTCGCGACCGATGGGCCGGCCGACCAGTGGCTGGACATCGCGCAGGTCTTCGCCGGGCCGGTCGGCAGCGGCCGCGGCCCGCAGGCCGCCTGA
- a CDS encoding amino acid ABC transporter permease has translation MTEPTVLYDAPGPRARRLNLVLSVLFAALLLAALWWMLSVLGSKGQLDWAKWKPFTQGSTWTTYLLPGLWNTVKAALLSVVIALPISALLGIARMSDHAWIRWPAGVVVEFFRAIPVLILMLFAFTLWFTLFSASSPLAGVVIGLVLYNGSVLAEIVRAGLRSLPRGQSEAAAAIGLTKSQTMTAILLPQAVTVMLPSVVSQMVVILKDTALGGILVGYVELRRAGGTAASFYKNLLPTYVVIAAIYIALNLALGLAASYLERRLRTRGGQRPGGPQDTPGAGSAGLVIGGAVP, from the coding sequence ATGACCGAACCGACCGTCCTCTACGACGCTCCCGGCCCGCGGGCGCGGCGGTTGAACCTGGTGCTGTCCGTGCTGTTCGCCGCGCTGCTGCTCGCGGCCCTGTGGTGGATGCTGTCGGTGCTCGGCAGCAAGGGTCAGTTGGACTGGGCGAAATGGAAGCCGTTCACCCAGGGCTCGACCTGGACGACCTACCTGCTCCCCGGCCTGTGGAACACCGTCAAGGCGGCGCTGCTCAGTGTCGTCATCGCGCTGCCGATCAGTGCCCTGCTCGGTATCGCGCGGATGTCCGACCACGCCTGGATCCGCTGGCCGGCCGGGGTGGTGGTGGAGTTCTTCCGGGCCATCCCAGTGCTGATCCTGATGCTGTTCGCCTTCACCCTGTGGTTCACGCTGTTCTCCGCCTCCAGCCCATTGGCCGGCGTGGTGATCGGACTGGTGCTCTACAACGGCTCGGTGCTGGCCGAGATCGTCAGGGCCGGTCTTCGTTCGCTGCCCCGAGGTCAATCCGAAGCCGCGGCCGCGATCGGCCTGACGAAGTCCCAGACCATGACGGCCATCCTGCTGCCGCAGGCCGTCACCGTCATGCTGCCGTCGGTGGTCAGCCAGATGGTGGTGATCCTGAAGGACACGGCCCTGGGTGGAATCCTGGTCGGATACGTCGAGTTGCGACGGGCCGGCGGCACGGCGGCCAGCTTCTACAAGAACCTGTTGCCCACCTACGTCGTGATCGCCGCGATCTACATTGCGTTGAACCTGGCACTCGGCCTGGCCGCGTCGTATCTGGAACGTCGTCTGCGGACCCGCGGCGGACAACGACCGGGCGGCCCGCAGGACACCCCGGGTGCCGGATCGGCCGGCCTCGTCATCGGCGGTGCCGTTCCATAG
- a CDS encoding amino acid ABC transporter permease → MNFDFLSNPKYDIWAAFWVTVQLTFWAAIGSLVLGTVLATMRVCPVPLMRGFAAGYVNIVRNIPLTVIIIMMSQVLYSQLGLKLASRQPRVNPQGFLDTQNFRLAVLGLVLYTSTFVSDAIRSGINTVPPGQAEAARAIGMKFTQVLGIIVLPQAFRAVIAPLASVLIALTKNTTVASAIGVAEAALLMNTLVENESDKFTAVFLVIAFGFIALTLPIGLLLGWVAKRVAVHR, encoded by the coding sequence GTGAATTTCGACTTCCTGTCGAATCCGAAGTACGACATCTGGGCCGCGTTCTGGGTGACGGTCCAGCTCACCTTCTGGGCGGCCATCGGGTCGCTGGTCCTCGGCACCGTGCTGGCCACCATGCGCGTCTGCCCGGTGCCCCTGATGAGGGGCTTCGCCGCCGGTTACGTGAACATCGTCCGGAACATCCCGCTCACGGTGATCATCATCATGATGTCGCAGGTGCTGTACTCCCAACTCGGCCTGAAGCTCGCGTCCCGGCAGCCCAGGGTGAACCCGCAGGGCTTCCTGGACACCCAGAACTTCCGGCTCGCCGTCCTCGGCCTTGTGCTCTACACCTCGACTTTCGTCTCGGATGCGATCCGGTCCGGCATCAACACGGTGCCGCCCGGGCAGGCCGAGGCCGCCCGGGCCATCGGGATGAAGTTCACCCAGGTCCTGGGCATCATCGTGCTGCCACAGGCCTTCCGAGCGGTGATCGCCCCCCTGGCCAGCGTGCTGATCGCGCTGACCAAGAACACCACGGTGGCCTCGGCCATCGGCGTGGCCGAGGCTGCCCTGCTGATGAACACCCTCGTCGAGAACGAGTCGGACAAGTTCACCGCGGTGTTCCTGGTGATCGCCTTCGGCTTCATCGCCCTGACGCTGCCGATCGGGCTGCTGCTCGGCTGGGTGGCCAAACGAGTGGCGGTGCACCGATGA